Proteins encoded in a region of the Babesia bovis T2Bo chromosome 4 map unlocalized Chr4_2, whole genome shotgun sequence genome:
- a CDS encoding S-adenosyl methyltransferase family protein, translating into MACRRRCHNQLMLLCGVLAFLASVQIVRVYAYKHGLGQSILSYVPCKAFGGSISFHNQRYRLFSADDTNEALNKSIGGDVSTDVYVEPSRQVPQYLQHEPVLLKEALDMLVIDPDGRYLDLTLGYGGHTEAILKLLSPKGVLVALDRDPESVYYTSKRLEQYVRSKQLVPVIGTFSNLNSVLESNNLPLKDYTGIIADLGISTHQLEDPKRGFAYNTDGPLDMRMSNPLYDPFNPRDDIVKPNLDTGNIAFKLINKGREQDIAYVLREYGEEPRAIIIARRIVEKRQRLGEIATTFQLRDIVLSCVRGNHKAGMKTLSRVFQALRIYVNNELDELAHLLDHAPSILNPKQGRFVVISYHSLEDRAVKHAFTGLQKLKTMSNDSYKVITKKCVTPTLEECTSNQKARSAKLRCLERSMAAP; encoded by the exons ATGGCATGTCGTCGACGTTGCCATAATCAGCTTATGCTACTCTGCGGAGTCTTAGCATTCCTAGCTTCAGTGCAAATAGTCCGTGTATATGCTTATAAGCATGGATTAGGTCAATCAATTCTGTCTTACGTGCCTTGCAAGGCATTTGGAGGCAGTATATCTTTCCATAATCAGCGATATCGCCTCTTCTCTGCTGATGATACCAATGAAGCTCTGAATAAATCTATAGGAGGTGATGTATCTACAGACGTGTATGTAGAGCCATCGAGACAGGTACCGCAATATCTACAACATGAGCCAGTACTGCTTAAAGAAGCATTGGATATGCTCGTTATCGACCCCGATGGAAGATATTTAGATCTAACTTTGGGGTATGGAGGTCATACAGAGGCGATACTGAAGTTATTATCCCCAAAG GGGGTGTTAGTGGCACTTGACAGGGATCCAGAGTCGGTGTACTACACATCCAAACGATTGGAACAATACGTTAGATCCAAGCAGCTAGTTCCGGTTATTGGCACCTTCAGCAACTTAAATTCAGTGCTTGAGTCAAACAACCTACCCCTAAAAGATTACACCGG gATAATCGCTGATCTGGGTATATCTACACATCAGCTGGAAGATCCGAAGCGTGGTTTTGCGTACAATACTGATGGTCCGCTGGATATGCGGATGTCAAATCCGCTGTACGACCCCTTTAACCCGAGAGATGATATCGTTAAGCCAAATTTGGACACGGGTAACATCGCCTTCAAG CTGATCAACAAAGGTAGAGAGCAGGATATAGCATATGTACTTCGTGAATATGGAGAGGAGCCTAGGGCTATCATTATCGCACGCAGGATAGTAGAG AAAAGGCAACGTCTTGGAGAGATAGCTACGACATTCCAGCTACGTGATATAGTGCTAAGTTGCGTAAGAGGCAACCATAAAGCTGGGATGAAGACTCTTTCAAGGGTGTTCCag GCACTGCGAATATACGTAAACAATGAACTGGATGAACTTGCTCATTTGTTAGATCATGCTCCATCTATATTAAACCCGAAGCAAGGAAGATTTGTGGTTATATCATACCACTCACTAGAGGACAGAGCCGTTAAGCATGCTTTCACTGGGTTGCAGAAACTTAAGACCATGTCGAATGACAGTTACAAAGTAATCACCAAGAAATGTGTTAC